The Coregonus clupeaformis isolate EN_2021a unplaced genomic scaffold, ASM2061545v1 scaf2812, whole genome shotgun sequence genome includes a region encoding these proteins:
- the LOC123489179 gene encoding structural maintenance of chromosomes protein 2-like, giving the protein MNMLSQAEERYNDLMKKKRIVENDKSKILQTIEELDQKKKEALNIAWQKVNKDFGSIFSTLLPGADARLAPPEGCGALEGLEFKVALGNTWKENLTELSGGQRSLVALSLILAMLLFKPAPIYILDEVDAALDLSHTQNIGQMLRTHFTHSQFVVVSLKDGMFTNANVLFKTKFVDGVSAVSRTTQAQPDQNQTHKGQRQGPSQRPQARKTHR; this is encoded by the exons atgaacatgctgagtcaagctgaggagagg TATAATGACCtgatgaagaagaagaggatCGTGGAGAATGACAAGTCGAAGATCCTCCAGACCATCGAGGAGCTGGACCAGAAGAAGAAGGAGGCCCTCAACATCGCCTGGCagaag GTGAATAAAGACTTTGGTAGTATCTTCTCCACCCTGCTGCCGGGGGCTGATGCCCGCCTGGCCCCCCCTGAAGGCTGTGGGGCCCTTGAGGGCCTGGAGTTCAAGGTGGCTCTGGGAAACACATGGAAGGAGAACCTCACTGAACTCAGCGGAGGACAGCG GTCTCTGGTAGCCCTGTCTCTGATCCTGGCCATGCTGCTGTTTAAACCAGCTCCTATCTACATATTGGATGAGGTGGATGCTGCCCTGGACCTCTCCCACACGCAGAATATAGGACAGATGCTGAGAACACACTTCACACActcccag TTTGTGGTGGTGTCTCTGAAGGATGGCATGTTCACCAACGCCAACGTTCTGTTCAAGACCAAGTTCGTAGACGGGGTGTCCGCCGTGTCCCGTACCACCCAGGCCCAACCAGACCAGAACCAGACCCACAAGGGACAGCGACAAGGCCCGTCTCAAAGGCCGCAGGCACGAAAAACTCACCGCTAA